Proteins encoded in a region of the Thermodesulfobacteriota bacterium genome:
- a CDS encoding ATP-binding protein, which yields MDLSALARIGMVPGVAAISLVAVAVSPLLYLLLTRLTGDFQTAGLVRAVIIPSCVAPFLSYFVLTLLRRTEEARSRYQGLVETMQDGVLHLGADGLILTANPAWEALTGHRPQDVVGRPLDALVPEGERQRVERGLQVLRDGRASTDLHLRLPHRAGGEILAELRLSRQGRSGVLDRVVAVVRDITERQRLEGELRQARQLEAVGRLAAGVAHDFNNILNIIEGHVRLSLLEAEAAGPLRESLDGIAQAGSRAAAVVRQLLAYSRQPTGERVPVRLQDLLAETLRGVSGALPPGITLHQELDQACGPVLGDPAGLQQVVLNLVTNAQQAMAGGGTLEVRLDRAELPAAAEVPLSLPAGTYLRLTVTDTGSGMDEATRQRIFEPYFTTKALGKGTGLGLAMAHGVVLAHGGGVQVHSRPGQGSRFLVFLPEENAPGRLPASQQEGEGEPMPAKGIRVLYVDDEEMSLSVWRMTLQRLGFEVTACFRADQALERLQEMPDGFDVVLTDQRMPIMTGLELCQAIHAIRPHLPVLLATGWNDLASAEEALAQGVWKVIPKPHQLDDLVSALLEAAGSPLRS from the coding sequence GTGGACTTGAGCGCCCTGGCCAGAATCGGTATGGTCCCGGGGGTGGCGGCCATCAGCCTGGTGGCGGTTGCCGTTTCCCCTCTTCTCTATCTCCTCCTCACCCGGCTCACCGGCGATTTCCAGACCGCCGGGCTGGTGCGGGCGGTGATTATCCCCTCCTGTGTCGCCCCTTTTCTCAGCTACTTCGTGCTCACCCTGCTGCGGCGCACCGAAGAGGCCCGCAGCCGCTACCAGGGACTGGTGGAGACGATGCAAGACGGGGTGCTCCATCTCGGTGCCGACGGCCTCATCCTGACCGCGAATCCCGCCTGGGAGGCCCTGACTGGACACCGGCCCCAGGATGTCGTCGGCAGGCCCCTTGATGCCCTGGTGCCGGAGGGCGAGCGCCAGCGGGTGGAGCGGGGGCTGCAAGTGCTCCGGGACGGGCGAGCGAGTACGGATCTCCATCTCCGCCTGCCCCATCGTGCCGGTGGCGAGATCCTGGCCGAGCTTCGTCTGAGCCGGCAGGGGAGGTCCGGTGTCCTGGACCGGGTGGTGGCGGTGGTGCGGGACATCACCGAGCGCCAACGGCTGGAGGGGGAGCTGCGGCAGGCCCGACAGCTGGAGGCCGTCGGCCGGCTGGCCGCCGGCGTGGCCCACGACTTCAACAACATCCTCAACATCATCGAGGGCCATGTTCGGCTCTCGCTCCTGGAGGCGGAAGCAGCCGGACCACTGCGGGAGAGCCTGGACGGCATCGCCCAGGCTGGCAGCCGTGCGGCGGCCGTGGTGCGGCAGCTCCTGGCCTACAGCCGGCAGCCCACCGGCGAGCGGGTGCCGGTGCGGCTGCAGGACCTCCTGGCCGAGACCCTGCGTGGGGTGTCCGGTGCCCTGCCGCCGGGGATCACCCTCCATCAGGAGCTGGACCAGGCCTGCGGACCGGTGCTCGGCGACCCCGCCGGGCTCCAGCAGGTGGTCCTCAATCTGGTCACCAATGCCCAACAGGCCATGGCCGGCGGGGGGACCCTGGAGGTGCGCCTGGACCGGGCGGAGCTGCCGGCCGCCGCGGAGGTCCCCCTGAGCCTGCCAGCCGGCACCTACCTGCGGCTGACCGTGACGGATACCGGCTCAGGCATGGACGAGGCGACCCGGCAGAGAATCTTCGAGCCGTACTTCACCACCAAGGCACTGGGCAAGGGGACGGGACTGGGGCTGGCCATGGCCCACGGGGTGGTCCTGGCCCATGGCGGCGGTGTACAGGTGCACAGCCGGCCCGGTCAAGGCAGCCGCTTCCTGGTCTTTCTGCCAGAGGAGAATGCCCCAGGGCGCCTGCCCGCATCACAACAGGAAGGGGAGGGAGAGCCTATGCCGGCCAAAGGCATTCGCGTGCTGTATGTGGACGACGAGGAGATGAGTCTTTCCGTCTGGAGGATGACCCTCCAGAGGCTCGGGTTCGAGGTCACAGCCTGCTTCCGGGCGGACCAGGCCCTGGAGCGGCTCCAGGAGATGCCGGACGGCTTTGATGTCGTGCTCACCGACCAGCGGATGCCGATCATGACCGGTCTGGAGCTCTGCCAGGCCATCCACGCCATCCGGCCGCACCTGCCGGTACTGTTGGCCACCGGCTGGAACGACCTGGCCTCCGCGGAGGAGGCCCTGGCCCAGGGGGTCTGGAAGGTGATCCCCAAGCCCCACCAGCTGGATGATCTGGTGTCTGCCCTGCTCGAGGCCGCCGGCTCCCCCCTCCGTTCCTGA
- a CDS encoding Rpn family recombination-promoting nuclease/putative transposase, protein MDHDGGYKHLFSHREMIADLLVGFVREDWVAQLDLATLERVSGSYVADDLREREDDLVWRVRWGEEWLFVYLLIEFQSSVDRFMAVRIMAYLALLYQDIIRQGWLSTGGQLPPVLPVVLYNGDPRWTAATNIRDLIVPVPGGLAAYRPEVRYLLLDEGRYQEAELAPLRNLVAALFRLENSRTPADISRVLENLIAWLAAPAQASIRRSFTVWMRRVLLPGRMPGAIIPEVGDLQEVKSMLAERVKEWTREWQRQGMEEGMAQGMAQGMAQGMAQGMAKGMAKGMAKGQAVILFRQVELKFGPASAEVRQRLETASQEELERWSGRILTATSLEELFG, encoded by the coding sequence ATGGACCATGATGGCGGTTACAAGCATCTTTTTTCCCACCGGGAGATGATCGCCGATCTTCTTGTCGGCTTCGTCCGGGAGGACTGGGTGGCCCAACTAGATCTTGCCACCCTGGAGCGGGTGAGCGGCAGCTATGTTGCCGACGACCTCCGGGAGCGGGAGGATGACCTCGTCTGGCGGGTGCGCTGGGGTGAGGAGTGGCTGTTCGTCTACCTGCTCATCGAATTCCAGTCGTCCGTGGACCGGTTCATGGCCGTCCGGATCATGGCCTACCTGGCGCTCTTGTATCAGGACATCATCCGGCAAGGCTGGCTGAGCACGGGCGGCCAGTTGCCGCCGGTGCTGCCGGTGGTACTGTACAACGGCGACCCTCGCTGGACCGCGGCCACCAACATCCGGGACCTCATCGTCCCGGTCCCAGGTGGCCTGGCGGCGTACCGGCCGGAGGTCCGCTACCTGCTCCTGGATGAAGGCCGCTACCAGGAGGCCGAGCTCGCCCCCTTGCGCAACCTGGTGGCAGCGTTGTTCCGCCTCGAGAACAGCCGAACCCCGGCGGACATCAGCCGGGTGCTGGAGAACCTCATCGCCTGGCTGGCAGCTCCCGCGCAAGCCAGCATCCGCCGGTCCTTCACCGTGTGGATGAGGCGGGTGCTGTTGCCTGGCCGCATGCCAGGGGCCATCATCCCGGAAGTCGGGGACCTTCAGGAGGTGAAGAGCATGCTTGCGGAACGTGTCAAGGAATGGACCAGGGAATGGCAGCGCCAGGGAATGGAGGAGGGCATGGCCCAGGGCATGGCCCAGGGCATGGCCCAGGGCATGGCCCAGGGCATGGCCAAGGGCATGGCCAAGGGCATGGCCAAGGGCCAAGCCGTGATCCTGTTCCGGCAGGTGGAGCTGAAGTTTGGCCCGGCCTCAGCAGAGGTCCGGCAACGGCTGGAGACCGCCAGCCAGGAGGAGTTGGAGCGCTGGAGCGGCCGGATACTTACCGCCACCTCCTTGGAGGAGCTGTTCGGCTGA